A portion of the Acidimicrobiales bacterium genome contains these proteins:
- a CDS encoding PPOX class F420-dependent oxidoreductase, producing the protein MPSIADEKYVRLTTFTKDGRRKESPVWIADLGDGTVGFTTGLESWKVKRINATPAVELAPSNMKGVVAEGAATVTGSATVATGAASAPVEGAIKAKYGFQVSAMKAMSKVGKLFGRGEAANCSVVITLD; encoded by the coding sequence ATGCCCTCCATCGCCGATGAGAAGTACGTCCGCCTCACCACCTTCACCAAGGACGGCCGTCGCAAGGAGTCGCCCGTGTGGATCGCCGACCTGGGCGATGGCACCGTCGGGTTCACGACCGGCCTCGAGTCGTGGAAGGTGAAGCGGATCAACGCGACACCTGCGGTCGAGCTGGCGCCCAGCAACATGAAGGGCGTCGTCGCCGAGGGTGCCGCCACGGTGACCGGTTCCGCGACGGTGGCGACTGGCGCGGCCTCTGCCCCCGTCGAGGGGGCGATCAAGGCCAAGTACGGCTTTCAGGTATCCGCGATGAAGGCCATGTCCAAGGTCGGCAAGCTCTTCGGACGCGGTGAAGCCGCGAACTGCAGTGTGGTGATCACGCTCGACTGA
- the recA gene encoding recombinase RecA, with the protein MERDKALDMALGQIEKQFGKGSVMKMGEKGSMSIESIPTGALALDLALGIGGLPRGRVTEIYGPESSGKTTLATHVVAEAQRNGGICAYIDAEHAMDPVYAKAIGVDIDELLISQPDTGEQALEIVDMLVRSGALDVIVIDSVAALTPRAEIEGEMGDTHVGLQARLMSQALRKLTGNLSKSQTVCIFINQLREKIGVMFGSPETTPGGRALKFYSSCRLDIRRIESIKDGVEVVGNRTRVKVVKNKCAPPFRQAEFDIMYGTGISREGSVLDLSVEEDIVKKSGAWYTYDGEQLGQGRENAKKFLQDNPEVMVEISDRVWKAVMPEIEEAAEAIDLTEDDDEFSEADDMPIALDD; encoded by the coding sequence GTGGAACGAGACAAGGCACTCGACATGGCCCTCGGGCAGATCGAGAAGCAGTTCGGCAAGGGCTCGGTCATGAAGATGGGCGAGAAGGGCAGCATGAGCATCGAGTCGATCCCGACCGGTGCCCTGGCCCTCGATCTGGCGCTCGGCATCGGTGGTCTGCCCCGCGGTCGTGTCACCGAGATCTACGGCCCGGAATCATCGGGCAAGACCACACTCGCCACCCACGTGGTCGCCGAGGCCCAGCGCAACGGTGGCATCTGTGCCTACATCGATGCCGAGCACGCGATGGACCCGGTGTACGCCAAGGCGATCGGTGTCGACATCGACGAACTCCTGATCTCCCAGCCCGACACCGGTGAACAGGCCCTCGAGATCGTCGACATGCTGGTGCGCTCCGGTGCCCTCGATGTGATCGTGATCGACTCGGTGGCCGCGCTCACGCCTCGTGCCGAGATCGAAGGCGAGATGGGCGACACCCACGTCGGGCTCCAGGCCCGTCTCATGTCGCAGGCGCTGCGCAAGCTCACGGGCAACCTCAGCAAGTCGCAGACCGTGTGCATCTTCATCAACCAGCTACGAGAGAAGATCGGCGTGATGTTCGGTTCGCCCGAAACCACCCCGGGCGGTCGTGCGCTGAAGTTCTACTCGTCGTGCCGGCTCGACATCCGTCGCATCGAGTCGATCAAGGACGGCGTCGAGGTCGTGGGCAACCGCACCCGGGTCAAGGTCGTGAAGAACAAGTGCGCCCCGCCGTTCCGGCAGGCCGAGTTCGACATCATGTACGGCACCGGCATCTCCCGAGAGGGTTCGGTGCTCGACCTCTCTGTCGAAGAGGACATCGTCAAGAAGTCGGGTGCCTGGTACACCTACGACGGCGAGCAGCTCGGCCAGGGCCGCGAGAACGCCAAGAAGTTTCTCCAGGACAACCCCGAGGTCATGGTCGAGATCTCCGATCGGGTCTGGAAGGCCGTCATGCCCGAGATCGAGGAAGCGGCGGAGGCCATCGACCTCACCGAGGACGACGACGAGTTCTCCGAGGCCGACGACATGCCCATCGCCCTCGACGACTGA
- the msrB gene encoding peptide-methionine (R)-S-oxide reductase MsrB, with the protein MSETLPTGETIDQLRDRLTPAQYTVTQEAGTERAFTGEYWDCHDDGTYRCVVCDTALFTSETKFESGSGWPSFFDTVGEDVVEIHTDTSHGMVREEAVCANCGAHLGHRFPDGPAPTGQRYCMNSASLRLDRDGNVTGTDE; encoded by the coding sequence ATGAGCGAGACCCTCCCCACCGGCGAGACGATCGACCAGCTCCGCGACCGTCTCACCCCGGCCCAGTACACCGTGACCCAGGAGGCCGGCACCGAGCGGGCGTTCACCGGCGAATACTGGGACTGCCACGACGACGGCACCTACCGCTGCGTCGTGTGTGACACCGCCCTCTTCACCAGCGAGACCAAGTTCGAATCCGGCTCCGGGTGGCCGAGCTTCTTCGACACCGTGGGCGAGGACGTGGTCGAGATCCACACCGACACGAGCCACGGCATGGTCCGCGAAGAAGCCGTCTGCGCCAACTGTGGCGCCCACCTCGGCCACCGGTTCCCCGACGGTCCGGCTCCCACGGGTCAGCGGTACTGCATGAACTCGGCGTCGCTGCGCCTCGACCGAGACGGCAACGTCACCGGGACCGACGAGTAG
- a CDS encoding Calx-beta domain-containing protein, translating into MAAVMGSRGISRLAMLLVGALVAAGLAVASPAAAAGPVVYVDAAAIGVGDGSSWTDAFTDLQDALAVVSPGDEIHVAEGTYTPDASDRNVTFELVDDVDLIGGYQSGGAAGPDPALYPTILSGDLAGDDLPGFVNNEENSLHVVTAGDTIVTGLRFDGLVVRGGNANGSASNFLGGGLVLNGAENVTIVDSSFMYNTADGQGGGLLIWDSTSVDVVDATFSFNNASHEHVGCDYTGGAGGGIAVIDSVDVSISGAVVTYNSASELSSGGGMYLECSSVVVSDSLIANNTASSSGGGIETGIASTVIERTTITDNEAVYSGGGLSYDTSLGGAYLVDSIVSNNTAGAGGGGGMAVSGDSVVHTVNTSITGNAASIGGGVLNGSYLTSTIVNSDISGNTASNAGGGIYSEEWGGSTIVNSTIANNSASVGGGIFSEDFGGSTITNSTIADNDAAAGGAGIYHSDAGGSTIRNSIVWGNTPDAVFGGSATPIVTNSDVEGWTGGGVGNIDADPLFVGAGDYRLQPGSPARDAGDNAAVPADQYDVDGDADTTEPTPDLDLQDRIWGPTVDMGAYEFSSLPVAVGGVASVVEGNVGSKLVQVPLNLSFPSPLPVTVDWTTADWTAAAPGDYVAASGTVTFAPGETAKSVPVSVKSDALYETDEILGVIFSNPTNATVGGFLGLGLAVITNDDAQPTAAIGGFVATEGDRGTTSYDLPITLSAPAGVPVSIDWATEDLPTNPRVAHPGSDFVAASGTVTFAPGETVKNIRIDVIGDTDDEPPLLYGEWGLVRFTNPVNTVVTGGLFGLGLFIIIDDDVVDSTYRIRMGSAANAPMLDGASFPANGSIVRPYLRFSSGDVILDGEGNGVDWYIDEVLFRDGDWDEPFRISNVLPTLPIGTPFSGDYPPGSLNEFLLTPGEHTIRADAAYPGGTKQFIATFTVEG; encoded by the coding sequence ATGGCGGCAGTGATGGGATCTCGGGGAATTTCTCGACTGGCGATGCTGCTGGTCGGCGCACTGGTGGCAGCGGGGCTCGCAGTGGCGTCGCCCGCGGCGGCCGCAGGACCGGTCGTCTACGTCGATGCGGCGGCGATCGGGGTCGGCGACGGATCGTCGTGGACGGATGCGTTCACCGACCTCCAGGACGCACTGGCGGTCGTGTCGCCGGGTGACGAGATCCACGTCGCCGAGGGCACGTACACGCCCGACGCCAGCGACCGGAACGTGACTTTCGAGCTCGTCGATGACGTGGACCTGATCGGCGGCTACCAATCCGGCGGCGCGGCCGGACCCGACCCCGCCCTCTACCCGACGATCCTGTCGGGCGATCTCGCCGGCGACGATCTCCCCGGCTTCGTCAACAATGAGGAGAACAGCCTTCATGTGGTAACCGCTGGCGACACAATCGTGACGGGTCTTCGGTTCGATGGACTTGTCGTTCGAGGCGGGAACGCCAACGGATCTGCCAGCAACTTTCTCGGCGGAGGACTGGTGCTGAACGGTGCCGAAAACGTGACGATCGTCGATTCGTCGTTTATGTACAACACCGCAGACGGCCAAGGCGGCGGGCTACTCATCTGGGATTCGACGAGCGTCGATGTCGTGGACGCGACGTTCTCGTTCAACAACGCTTCTCATGAACATGTCGGCTGCGACTACACCGGTGGCGCCGGGGGTGGAATCGCCGTCATCGACTCCGTCGACGTCTCGATAAGTGGTGCAGTTGTCACCTACAACAGTGCCTCTGAACTGAGCAGCGGTGGCGGCATGTATCTCGAGTGCAGTTCGGTCGTTGTCTCCGATTCGCTCATCGCCAACAACACCGCCTCGTCGTCTGGCGGCGGCATTGAGACCGGCATCGCTTCCACCGTGATCGAGCGAACAACGATCACCGACAACGAGGCGGTCTATTCCGGGGGAGGACTTTCATACGACACTTCGTTGGGTGGCGCCTACCTAGTTGACAGCATCGTTTCGAACAACACGGCTGGGGCAGGTGGCGGGGGTGGCATGGCGGTAAGTGGCGACTCCGTTGTCCATACGGTCAACACTTCGATCACGGGCAACGCAGCAAGTATCGGCGGTGGAGTCCTCAACGGCAGTTACCTCACGTCAACGATCGTCAACTCCGATATCTCGGGCAACACGGCTTCGAATGCGGGTGGGGGGATCTACAGCGAGGAGTGGGGCGGCTCAACAATTGTCAATTCTACGATCGCGAATAACAGCGCCTCGGTAGGCGGAGGCATCTTCAGCGAAGACTTCGGTGGCTCCACGATCACCAACTCGACGATCGCTGACAACGACGCAGCGGCAGGTGGTGCCGGCATCTACCACAGCGATGCGGGAGGCTCCACGATTCGCAACTCGATCGTGTGGGGGAACACACCCGATGCCGTATTCGGCGGCAGTGCGACACCGATCGTCACCAATTCAGATGTCGAGGGTTGGACCGGCGGTGGGGTCGGCAACATCGATGCGGATCCGTTGTTCGTCGGGGCGGGCGACTACCGACTCCAGCCTGGCTCACCGGCGCGGGACGCCGGTGACAATGCGGCCGTGCCGGCCGATCAGTACGACGTCGACGGCGACGCCGACACGACCGAGCCCACACCGGACCTCGACCTGCAGGACCGCATCTGGGGCCCGACGGTCGACATGGGTGCCTACGAGTTCTCGTCGCTGCCGGTGGCGGTCGGTGGTGTGGCGTCCGTCGTCGAGGGCAACGTCGGCTCGAAGCTCGTGCAGGTCCCGCTGAACCTGTCGTTCCCGAGCCCGCTGCCGGTGACGGTCGACTGGACCACTGCAGACTGGACCGCCGCCGCCCCCGGTGACTATGTCGCCGCGTCGGGCACGGTGACGTTTGCACCGGGCGAGACCGCGAAGTCGGTGCCGGTCAGCGTCAAATCGGACGCCCTGTACGAGACCGACGAGATCCTCGGTGTCATCTTCTCCAACCCGACCAACGCGACCGTCGGCGGATTCCTGGGCCTCGGCCTTGCCGTGATCACCAACGACGATGCCCAGCCCACGGCTGCGATCGGGGGCTTCGTCGCGACCGAGGGCGACCGCGGCACCACGTCCTACGACCTCCCGATCACCCTGTCGGCGCCGGCCGGGGTGCCGGTGTCCATCGACTGGGCCACCGAGGATCTGCCCACGAACCCCCGTGTCGCCCATCCGGGCAGCGACTTCGTGGCCGCGTCGGGCACTGTGACGTTCGCGCCGGGGGAGACGGTGAAGAACATCCGGATCGACGTCATCGGCGACACCGACGACGAGCCCCCGCTGCTCTACGGCGAGTGGGGACTCGTGCGATTCACGAACCCGGTGAACACCGTCGTCACCGGCGGTCTCTTCGGACTCGGTCTGTTCATCATCATCGACGATGACGTCGTCGACTCGACCTACCGGATCCGCATGGGATCGGCGGCCAATGCGCCGATGCTCGACGGCGCGTCCTTCCCGGCGAACGGGTCGATCGTCCGGCCGTACCTGCGCTTCTCGTCCGGCGACGTGATTCTCGACGGCGAGGGCAACGGGGTCGACTGGTACATCGACGAGGTCCTCTTCCGAGACGGCGACTGGGACGAACCCTTCCGGATCAGCAATGTGCTCCCGACCCTGCCGATCGGGACACCGTTCTCCGGCGACTATCCGCCCGGGTCGCTCAACGAGTTCCTGCTGACCCCGGGCGAACACACGATCCGGGCCGACGCGGCCTACCCCGGCGGCACCAAGCAGTTCATCGCCACGTTCACGGTGGAGGGATAG
- a CDS encoding DEAD/DEAH box helicase has translation MATTFADLGVPDEIVAVLDQQRIRQPFEVQSATIPDLLDGRDVVGRAPTGSGKTLAFGIPLVAGVNKAESKRPASLVLAPTRELADQIASDLAPLADAMGRTILSVYGGVGLEPQINKLKRGVDILVATPGRLEDLLARRALTLGDATIVVIDEADRMADMGFMPVVKRLLDQTAPKRQTILYSATLDGDVGKLIARYQHNPVRHEVGPASPDLKAMEHHFWELPRTERVPLTASVIATFGPTIVFTRTRHGADRLAKQLGRTGVKAAAIHGNRSQSQRTRALDDFTRGKAHALVATDVAARGIHVDGVACVVHFDPVDEDSAYVHRSGRTARAGAHGKVISFIDPSQMKDVKAMKRRLDLPQEITKPPAVEGGELPEIPDDPDDRRDDRPQRNTPPRNNQQRKPKARTRKTGGKGRGGKSGGGSGGGGKATGSGGGGKGRSSGGGGKQGGGRGKSRGGNRGPG, from the coding sequence ATGGCCACCACGTTCGCCGATCTCGGCGTACCCGACGAGATCGTCGCGGTCCTCGATCAACAACGCATCCGACAGCCCTTCGAGGTCCAGTCGGCCACCATTCCCGACCTGCTCGACGGTCGCGACGTGGTGGGCCGGGCGCCCACGGGCTCCGGCAAGACCCTGGCGTTCGGCATTCCGCTGGTCGCCGGCGTGAACAAGGCGGAATCCAAGCGGCCGGCCTCCCTCGTGCTGGCGCCCACCCGCGAGCTGGCCGACCAGATCGCGTCCGACCTCGCCCCGCTGGCCGACGCCATGGGGCGCACCATCCTGTCCGTCTACGGAGGGGTCGGTCTCGAGCCGCAGATCAACAAGCTGAAGCGAGGCGTCGACATTCTCGTCGCCACCCCCGGCCGGCTCGAGGATCTGTTGGCCCGCCGTGCCCTCACCCTCGGCGATGCGACGATCGTCGTGATCGACGAGGCCGACCGCATGGCCGACATGGGCTTCATGCCGGTCGTGAAGCGGCTCCTCGACCAGACCGCACCGAAGCGCCAGACCATCCTCTACTCGGCGACGCTCGACGGCGACGTCGGCAAGCTCATCGCTCGCTACCAGCACAACCCGGTGCGACACGAGGTCGGGCCCGCCTCACCCGATCTCAAGGCGATGGAGCACCACTTCTGGGAGCTGCCTCGCACCGAGCGGGTGCCGCTCACGGCGTCGGTCATCGCCACCTTCGGGCCCACCATCGTGTTCACCCGTACCCGACACGGCGCCGATCGGCTGGCCAAGCAGCTCGGGCGCACCGGTGTGAAAGCGGCGGCCATCCACGGCAACCGGTCGCAGTCCCAACGCACCCGTGCGCTCGACGACTTCACCCGGGGCAAGGCCCATGCCCTCGTGGCCACCGACGTCGCCGCCCGTGGAATCCACGTCGACGGGGTGGCCTGCGTGGTCCACTTCGACCCGGTCGACGAGGACTCGGCCTACGTGCACCGCAGCGGCCGCACCGCTCGCGCCGGAGCCCACGGCAAGGTGATCTCGTTCATCGATCCGAGTCAGATGAAAGACGTCAAGGCGATGAAGCGCCGCCTCGACCTGCCGCAGGAGATCACGAAGCCGCCGGCCGTCGAAGGCGGCGAGCTCCCCGAGATCCCCGACGATCCCGACGATCGTCGCGACGACCGACCGCAGCGCAACACTCCCCCGCGCAACAACCAGCAGCGCAAGCCCAAGGCCCGCACCCGCAAGACCGGCGGCAAAGGCCGGGGCGGCAAGTCGGGAGGCGGCTCCGGCGGCGGCGGCAAGGCCACCGGTTCCGGGGGCGGTGGCAAGGGCCGCAGCTCCGGCGGCGGCGGCAAGCAAGGTGGCGGCCGCGGCAAGTCACGCGGCGGCAATCGCGGTCCGGGCTGA
- a CDS encoding alpha/beta hydrolase produces MPFVDARGLSIHYEIHGAGPPLLHISGSGGDLRKTMPAQSALNHDFEGLHYDQRGLGQTSHGDGQPTMADFADDAAALCDALGWSRCHVVGSSFGGMVAQHVAIRHPDLVDKLVLNCTSPGGDLPSYPLHELQLMAPADRADSWMPLLDTRYVPGEDIPGLGSLTSYFRDGQATEQAPDAAAGFTRQLEARRLHDANPGLPGVTAPTLVCAGRYDGIAPVSNSEAIVAAMLNAELDVFEGGHIFMMQDPRAMTRIRDFLLG; encoded by the coding sequence ATGCCTTTCGTCGACGCTCGTGGCCTCTCGATCCACTACGAGATCCATGGGGCCGGGCCACCGCTGTTGCACATCTCGGGAAGCGGCGGCGACCTCCGCAAGACCATGCCTGCGCAGTCGGCGCTCAACCACGACTTCGAGGGGCTGCACTACGACCAGCGCGGCCTGGGCCAGACCTCCCATGGCGACGGACAACCGACCATGGCCGATTTCGCCGACGACGCGGCGGCGTTGTGTGACGCCCTCGGCTGGAGTCGGTGCCATGTGGTGGGTTCGTCGTTCGGGGGCATGGTCGCCCAACACGTCGCGATCCGACATCCGGACCTCGTCGACAAGCTGGTGCTCAACTGCACCTCGCCGGGTGGCGATCTGCCGTCGTACCCACTGCACGAGTTGCAGCTGATGGCGCCGGCCGATCGGGCCGATTCGTGGATGCCGCTGCTCGACACCCGCTACGTCCCCGGTGAGGACATTCCCGGGCTCGGTTCGTTGACGTCGTACTTTCGAGACGGCCAGGCCACCGAACAGGCCCCCGACGCGGCGGCCGGTTTCACCCGCCAGCTCGAGGCCCGTCGTCTCCACGACGCGAACCCCGGACTCCCAGGAGTGACGGCGCCCACTCTCGTGTGCGCCGGACGCTACGACGGCATCGCCCCGGTCTCGAACTCCGAGGCGATCGTGGCCGCGATGCTCAACGCCGAACTCGACGTGTTCGAGGGCGGCCACATCTTCATGATGCAGGACCCCCGGGCCATGACCCGGATCCGCGACTTCCTGCTGGGCTGA
- a CDS encoding 2'-5' RNA ligase family protein: protein MSRLFVAVWLPSDVVALVADLPRDDLPRLRWTTPAQWHVTLRYLGEVDEVLAQAAFDSVEAAPAAAELGPVVERLEPGLVVVPVVGLDALAAAVLEATGGIGEPPHPDGFRGHLTLARQREGTSTSADGVACSARFVVDEIALVRSELHHDGARYTTVTRRRLTT, encoded by the coding sequence ATGTCTCGTCTTTTCGTCGCAGTGTGGCTGCCGTCGGATGTGGTGGCGCTGGTGGCCGACCTCCCGCGTGACGACCTGCCGCGGCTGCGGTGGACCACGCCGGCGCAATGGCACGTCACCCTGCGCTATCTCGGTGAGGTCGACGAGGTACTCGCACAGGCCGCCTTCGACTCGGTGGAGGCGGCGCCGGCCGCGGCGGAGTTGGGTCCTGTCGTCGAGCGGCTCGAACCCGGCCTGGTGGTCGTCCCGGTCGTCGGCCTCGATGCGCTCGCCGCTGCGGTTCTCGAGGCCACCGGTGGGATCGGCGAACCCCCGCACCCCGACGGCTTTCGCGGCCACCTGACCCTCGCCCGCCAACGGGAAGGAACCTCGACTTCGGCCGACGGGGTGGCCTGCTCGGCCCGTTTCGTGGTCGACGAGATCGCGCTGGTGCGCAGTGAGCTGCACCACGACGGCGCCCGCTACACCACTGTGACTCGGCGTCGCCTCACGACCTAG
- a CDS encoding GNAT family N-acetyltransferase: protein MEMVPLRELEPDRFRAALALQQRDEAETDPDTPPITEEELRRFATDDRSDGNRHERYALVDGDEVRVVAHLELEHDPENAHIASAEIFGLAHHLDAARLALAHMLDVAESDSRTSFMAWGPNSDTHHGFWTAAGGVRQYIERLSALDTTVVDPGLMAEWIEQRNERAGDVELVRWVGPAPEEHMAAWIRSRNAMNDAPTDGLDINDYLVTEADIREDEDARTALGTRLMHILGLTPDGEPVGHTSVHVNTFRPAASGQWDTVVLDAHRRRGIGRWLKAEMWRWLREVEPDVTRLLTGNAESNDPMLGINVAMGYRPVAEFAVWQAPISAYRAASAAG from the coding sequence ATGGAGATGGTCCCCCTCCGCGAACTCGAACCTGACCGATTTCGCGCCGCGCTCGCCTTGCAGCAACGCGACGAGGCCGAAACCGACCCCGACACCCCACCGATCACCGAAGAGGAGCTTCGGCGGTTCGCGACCGACGACCGCAGCGATGGCAACCGCCACGAGCGCTACGCACTCGTCGACGGCGACGAGGTGCGGGTGGTCGCACATCTCGAACTCGAACACGACCCCGAGAACGCCCACATCGCCTCGGCCGAGATCTTCGGGCTCGCCCACCATCTCGACGCGGCACGACTCGCGCTCGCTCACATGCTGGACGTGGCCGAATCCGACAGTCGCACCTCGTTCATGGCCTGGGGGCCGAACTCCGATACCCACCACGGGTTCTGGACCGCCGCTGGCGGCGTCCGGCAGTACATCGAACGTCTCTCCGCCCTCGACACGACCGTCGTCGATCCCGGCCTCATGGCCGAATGGATCGAGCAACGCAACGAACGGGCCGGCGACGTCGAGCTCGTGCGCTGGGTCGGCCCGGCGCCCGAGGAACACATGGCGGCGTGGATCCGGAGCCGCAACGCGATGAACGACGCACCGACCGACGGGCTCGACATCAACGACTATCTGGTGACCGAGGCCGACATCCGCGAGGACGAGGACGCCCGAACCGCGCTCGGTACCCGCCTCATGCACATCCTGGGTCTCACCCCGGATGGCGAACCCGTCGGCCACACCTCCGTCCACGTCAACACGTTCCGGCCGGCCGCATCGGGGCAGTGGGACACGGTCGTGCTCGACGCCCATCGTCGCCGGGGAATCGGTCGCTGGCTCAAGGCCGAGATGTGGCGCTGGCTCCGTGAGGTCGAACCCGACGTCACGAGGCTCCTCACGGGCAACGCCGAGAGCAATGACCCGATGCTCGGGATCAATGTGGCGATGGGCTATCGGCCGGTGGCCGAGTTCGCCGTGTGGCAGGCCCCGATCAGCGCCTATCGCGCCGCGTCGGCCGCCGGCTGA
- a CDS encoding methyltransferase domain-containing protein gives MRTELDLELLGETIQGLYRFKQGETMSAVVHLGVRLGLFDALAEHDGATSVSLAEVTGFHERWVREWLHAIAAADLAEHDDGRFNLTPEAKATLCDPDHPAAVAGVFGPPITHHEIDRTAEAFTTGIGMTWDEHGAHTCHFQAAMGAAGQKAWLVPVILDSIEGMSDRLRAGITVVDIGCGAGVAATAIAAAYPESTVIGMDPSAHAMEAASERAAASGLDNLSFRTGTFDDLADLDGVDLLLTLDVLHDLPRPGAAVRSARACLADDGVWFVADIKTRGGLEENRPIPVLPLMYGMSILYCMSSAMSEPDGAGLGTLGLTEAVFAELADAAGFANVETREFDIDPLNRYFEVRAQPAADAAR, from the coding sequence ATGCGCACCGAACTCGATCTGGAGCTTCTGGGTGAGACCATCCAGGGGCTGTATCGCTTCAAACAGGGGGAGACGATGAGCGCCGTCGTCCACCTGGGTGTGCGCCTCGGCCTGTTCGATGCCCTCGCCGAGCACGACGGTGCCACCAGCGTGTCGTTGGCCGAGGTCACCGGCTTCCACGAGCGCTGGGTGCGAGAGTGGCTCCACGCCATCGCCGCGGCCGACCTCGCCGAGCACGACGACGGCCGGTTCAATCTCACGCCCGAGGCGAAGGCCACGTTGTGCGACCCCGATCACCCGGCGGCAGTGGCCGGGGTGTTCGGCCCGCCCATCACGCATCACGAGATCGACCGGACCGCCGAGGCGTTCACCACCGGCATCGGCATGACCTGGGACGAGCACGGGGCCCACACCTGCCACTTCCAGGCGGCGATGGGCGCAGCCGGCCAGAAGGCGTGGCTCGTACCCGTCATCCTCGATTCGATCGAGGGAATGTCGGACCGGCTGCGGGCGGGTATCACCGTGGTCGACATCGGCTGCGGTGCCGGCGTGGCGGCCACGGCGATCGCCGCGGCCTACCCCGAGAGCACCGTGATCGGCATGGACCCGTCGGCCCACGCCATGGAGGCGGCGTCGGAGCGGGCCGCCGCGTCCGGGCTCGACAATCTGTCGTTTCGGACCGGAACGTTCGACGACCTGGCCGACCTCGACGGCGTCGACCTGCTCCTCACGCTCGATGTGCTGCACGACCTGCCCCGGCCCGGGGCGGCCGTGCGGTCGGCTCGCGCCTGTCTCGCCGACGACGGCGTGTGGTTCGTGGCCGACATCAAGACCCGTGGCGGGCTCGAGGAGAATCGTCCGATTCCGGTGTTGCCGTTGATGTACGGCATGTCGATCCTCTACTGCATGTCCTCGGCGATGTCGGAGCCCGACGGCGCCGGCCTGGGCACGCTCGGTCTCACTGAGGCGGTGTTCGCGGAACTGGCCGACGCGGCCGGTTTCGCGAATGTCGAGACACGCGAGTTCGACATCGACCCGCTGAATCGCTACTTCGAGGTGCGGGCTCAGCCGGCGGCCGACGCGGCGCGATAG
- a CDS encoding competence/damage-inducible protein A, whose translation MKCEVVAVGTELLLGQIVDTNSSWIGEQLALVGIDSHYQTKVGDNLGRMVEVLRQAVDRSDAVIVCGGLGPTQDDITRSAIAAVMGVELVRDQEIVERIQAMFGGRGREMPDNNLLQADVPVGATVNPAMPGTAPGLICPLTGADEGKVIYAVPGVPWEMQQMVMAGILPDLQARAGITSVIRSRTLRTWGQSESGLAEQLDEEITRLDGDGTATIAFLASGWEGLKVRITAKAPTEPEVIAILDEEEQRVREIIGDIVFGLDDDTMESVVMELLRARGQTLALAESLTGGLIASRLTGHAGFSDVFRGAVVPYHRDLKQSILGTPDVPAVSEEMVTAMAEGVCRALGADVGIAVSGVAGPEPHEGVDPGVVWIGVHLNGTTEAITLTLPFDRERIRQFTCIMALNMLRTRLLAEA comes from the coding sequence ATGAAGTGCGAAGTCGTCGCGGTCGGGACCGAACTCCTGCTCGGCCAGATCGTGGACACCAACTCCTCGTGGATCGGTGAACAGCTGGCGTTGGTCGGAATCGACAGCCACTACCAGACCAAGGTCGGTGACAATCTCGGCCGCATGGTCGAAGTGCTGCGCCAGGCCGTCGACCGCAGCGACGCAGTGATCGTGTGTGGCGGCCTGGGGCCGACGCAGGACGACATCACTCGTAGCGCCATCGCCGCGGTCATGGGCGTCGAGTTGGTGCGCGACCAGGAGATCGTCGAGAGGATTCAGGCGATGTTCGGCGGTCGGGGTCGCGAGATGCCCGACAACAACCTTCTGCAGGCCGACGTGCCCGTGGGCGCCACCGTCAACCCGGCGATGCCCGGCACCGCGCCGGGGCTGATCTGCCCGCTCACCGGTGCCGACGAGGGCAAGGTCATCTATGCCGTGCCCGGCGTGCCCTGGGAGATGCAGCAGATGGTGATGGCGGGTATCCTGCCCGATCTTCAGGCCCGGGCCGGGATCACCTCGGTCATCCGGAGTCGCACCCTGCGCACGTGGGGCCAGTCCGAGTCCGGCCTGGCCGAGCAGCTCGACGAGGAGATCACCCGACTCGACGGCGACGGCACGGCGACCATCGCGTTCCTGGCCAGCGGGTGGGAAGGCCTCAAGGTTCGCATCACGGCCAAGGCCCCGACCGAGCCCGAAGTGATCGCCATCCTCGACGAGGAGGAACAGCGGGTACGCGAGATCATCGGCGACATCGTGTTCGGCCTCGACGACGACACGATGGAGTCGGTCGTGATGGAGTTGCTCCGGGCCCGGGGCCAGACCCTCGCCCTCGCCGAGTCATTGACCGGGGGCCTCATCGCCAGCCGTCTCACCGGCCACGCCGGATTCAGCGATGTCTTCCGGGGCGCGGTCGTGCCGTACCACCGGGACCTCAAGCAGTCGATCCTCGGCACTCCCGACGTCCCCGCGGTGTCCGAGGAGATGGTGACGGCCATGGCCGAGGGTGTGTGTCGCGCGCTGGGTGCCGACGTCGGCATCGCGGTGAGCGGCGTGGCCGGGCCGGAGCCCCACGAAGGGGTCGACCCCGGGGTGGTGTGGATCGGTGTGCATCTCAACGGCACGACCGAGGCGATCACCCTGACACTGCCGTTCGACCGCGAGCGCATACGGCAGTTCACCTGCATCATGGCGCTCAACATGTTGCGCACCCGACTGTTGGCGGAGGCCTGA